The segment TAAACGGGCACGTCTTTATGTTCTTTTCTCGGAAAATATTTCCAGCAGGGAACCTTTACCTTTCTTTCCAAGGAAAATATTGATCATTATGGtgctaaaaaactattttacggCGTCTAAACCTGGTTGCATGCTAGACTTTATACACGTTGAGGCATTGCTATTTCTGAAACAAGTGGAGCTAAGGGACATAGGGAACTTAAAATAGAAACAATGCCTACATAAAATGGTTTAATATCCCTTGATTGAAATTCATCCAGGTCTGAGCAGTTTGACTCTATGCGTGTATTAGCGCTGGTGTATATGCTCTTTGCTAGGTGTGTGAGCATGAATTACTGTATGTTTGTTGCAtctgaattttcttttaatatttgtctTTTGAATGTGAGAATTTAATCAAGATTTCTATTTTACTCTAAATGCTTCAAGGGAATAGCAATGGCTTTACAAGCTTACTTGGACAACTACCTGTTGGCACTGAGCTCCTTGGACTCGAGTCAGGTGACCACAGACTTGGTAAAGTCCTCAAATTCTGAGAACATACTACAAAGAGGTCAAATCCACGCTGCACTAGGTTGTTGCTCAAATGCATCATCTGGAAAATTTCCAGGATCTTTAATCAAGATTCCAGATTTGAATGTCGCCGAAGTATCCGAGGATAgggaaaaaactattttaaatagtattacTAACTTAGAATCGAGTCTTGCAGCAAGTTTTTTAGCTACTGGGTCCAATTCAGCTGTTCCAAAAGGTCCCCATTTACAAGGAAGCGCTTCTACTGACACGGATCATCTTGATTTATCCACATTCCCCCTCTTGATGTCACCTAATTTAAGCAATTTTGGATCTTCCACTGCCTGCTACTCGATAGCAGAGGAAGATGTCCATCTAGGCCAAAATAGGCTACAAATTCAGAAAAGGAAACGTCAACAAGGAGATATACGTACCACATTTCAGTCTGAATTGCAAAAGAGTCTAGATTCACTTCTTGATGTCAAAAGAGAGGGGCTTTCCTCTTCACGTCAGCAACATAAGAAAATCAGATTAGACAATCAGAAAAATGCTATTCTACAAGAGAATATTATTCAGCAGCTACTGCCAAGCCAGGATTCAGTGCAACTGCAAGCTTCACGCCCAACTCTACATGCATTAGTCCCACAGAATAAGTTAGGGAATCAAAAGCAGCAGGATACTTTGCAGTCAACTCTTCAATTGCTGGGAGTTAATatgaagcagcagcagcagcgacAAATGAGGGACTACCTGCAAAGTCTGGCCTTGCCACGTGTCCAATCTATGCTTTCATTCAATGCTAATGTATGTTCACGCAGGCTAATGCAATACATGTATCATCAGCGGCAACGACCTCCTGTGAGTGACTATGTGATCAAGAATGTAATCATTTCTAATGTTCTTTAATAAGTACCACCTCTCATATTTTGTTAGTAGTTTTAGATGTTAATGTTTACTCGTTCCGGGTCTTTTGTTGATACTTTATTTCTATCTTAATGTCCGACCACTAGTTCCTCAAGACTTCAACAAAGTGATACACTTTGAAGCTGttctaactctctctctctctctctctgtaggACAGTGGTATTTCTTATTGGAGAAAATTTGTTGCAGAGTATTATGCTCCTTGTGCTAAGAAACGGTGGTGTTTGTCTTCATGTGATAGTGCCAGGCTTCATGCCATAGGTGTATTCTCCCAGGTAGATATGGCTAGTTTTAGGTTGTCAATATATCCTTTTTTCCACCGTTGAAACACTGATATTTGTTTCACATACCTTTTATTATCAATCATAAATAGATGCATTCAGACAGATGCACACATTCATCTAGTTCTTCATGCATAAATATTTCCTCACTTATTCTATTTGTTCCCTGTTTCCCTTTATTTTGCAGGGTACATGGCACTGTGACTTGTGCAGGACCAAATCTGGCAGGGGATTTGGTAAGCAAATCAGCACTACATGTTGTTTATAAGTCAGTTACTATGGTGCTTTCTAAAAGAACAGTTTATTATTGACATGTTGCTAAAATCCTGTAAAATATAATGTTTACCTCCATCTGCCTGGCTGTCCAAATTCATTACCGTTGGACCCTAATGTCTAACTTAAAGGCTTGAGGTGTTAGGtgaaagctaattttttttaatactttttaacaTTTTTCCATGGAACacttatcttttttctttttttaatttcttggcaGAGGCAACTTTTGAAGTACTTCCCAGGCTTAATAATATTCAGTTTGATAGCGGTGTTATCAATgaacttttgtttcttgaatGCCCTCTTGAGTTCACACTCCCTTCTGGATTAATGGTGTTGGAGTATGGAAAGGTAGTTCATGAGACTCTCTATGACCAACTTCATGTTGTTCGTGAGGGTAAACTTCGTATCATCTTCGCACATAATTTAAAGGTGAGCTATAGCCCATTTATAGCATGAAGCTGGTGGATTCTATAACACATTGATCTTATATTCAAGGAATGCTTTTCAGATAATTTGCTGGGAATTTTGTTCTCGGGACCATGAAGAACTAATTCCTCGAAGTTCAATTCTACCTAAGGTACAAATGATCTGCAGTCTGAACCATCATGTTGGATCCATTGTGGTCCTTGTATGTTGTTTATCaatccattatttatttttgaacatTGTTAATGCATCCTTTTGAGATTTAAATTTGACAGAACAGATGCTCCTGTATGCAGGTTAATGAGTTAGTTCATGCTTCAAAAAACTATCAAACCAACATTGATGATATCGGATCATATAGGACACCACTGTGTGATTTACAAGAAAATTGCACGATGTAAGAAACCCCTGGAGGTTTTATTTACTGCTCTTACTAATTCTATGAATTGGTCAAGCATGATACATGTCACTGTTCACCATTTTCCCCTTTCTTATGAATGAATAGATATCTTACTTGTATGACTTAGATGTCTCCTATTTCTCAAAAATGTTATCGGATTAATGGGATTTTGTATGATAGATTGATgagattgatatttaaaaatttcttcCTACAACGTATTGGATTTGACCCAATAAGCAGGACCACCACCCCATAGCATGTTATGTAATGTCAAGCAGCAAACAAATTGCTTTCCGAAACTGATTTGtattttgttctcttgataattagTTACCGAGGCCCCAATCTTCTATCTTCTTGtcatatttgaaaaacatgtttttggcGACAATATTGTAACTCATAAATAAATCTGGTCCATCTTGTAGGTTATTATCAGCTGGGCGTGAGCTTGAAAGAGATTTAGGCTTGCAACTGGTTGGTGATTTGGGGTTTTCGAAGAGATATGTCCGTTGCTTGCAGGTCTGTAAGAgaacttgttttgatttgtcTATTTTCACCTGAATTCTACTCAGGATCTTCTGTATTCTGTGTTCATTACCTGACAGATTGCAGACATATTCAGCTGCATGAAAGACTTAATGACATTCAGCTGGGATAATCAAATTGGACCAATTGGTAAGTGATATCTACTGTTTTATATCTTTGTGTGTCATCTTAAAAAGGTTAAAACTGAAAACCCTTGGAAATAGCTGCTTGAGCCTTACAATTCTCTGTTTTTCTATGCTGCCTTGTAAACTTTAATGTACTTGTTAAGGCAGTTTCCAATTGATTCTTGCAAAGTCATTTCTGATGTAAAACCTAAAATGCAGAGAGCTTGAAGAAATATACCCAGCAATTTTCAACAACCAAACTCCACAAAGATGAATTG is part of the Populus nigra chromosome 8, ddPopNigr1.1, whole genome shotgun sequence genome and harbors:
- the LOC133700414 gene encoding probable transcriptional regulator SLK2 — its product is MALQAYLDNYLLALSSLDSSQVTTDLVKSSNSENILQRGQIHAALGCCSNASSGKFPGSLIKIPDLNVAEVSEDREKTILNSITNLESSLAASFLATGSNSAVPKGPHLQGSASTDTDHLDLSTFPLLMSPNLSNFGSSTACYSIAEEDVHLGQNRLQIQKRKRQQGDIRTTFQSELQKSLDSLLDVKREGLSSSRQQHKKIRLDNQKNAILQENIIQQLLPSQDSVQLQASRPTLHALVPQNKLGNQKQQDTLQSTLQLLGVNMKQQQQRQMRDYLQSLALPRVQSMLSFNANVCSRRLMQYMYHQRQRPPDSGISYWRKFVAEYYAPCAKKRWCLSSCDSARLHAIGVFSQGTWHCDLCRTKSGRGFEATFEVLPRLNNIQFDSGVINELLFLECPLEFTLPSGLMVLEYGKVVHETLYDQLHVVREGKLRIIFAHNLKIICWEFCSRDHEELIPRSSILPKVNELVHASKNYQTNIDDIGSYRTPLCDLQENCTMLLSAGRELERDLGLQLVGDLGFSKRYVRCLQIADIFSCMKDLMTFSWDNQIGPIESLKKYTQQFSTTKLHKDELQEKEQLEVLQGLPTDPNKLSASHALGGNSNDNSNMSKGALLNISDVSCHCIYPSETCINSNVGELEQTSLLYKRCGRNASSTPSQVPKTSSAEFIQEFAFPGLHSSGSVQHRREHKVQNLLEEIIIRAENEAVNAKIGNIISGLQTGAKGKTLLRMG